The genomic DNA AGAACTGGCTGCGCTCCCACCCCCTGATCTCCCAGTGCATCGTCCTGGGCGACCGCCGCCCCTACGTCACCGCCCTGTTCACCCTCGACCCCGACGGCGTCACCCACTGGCGCCGCATGAACGGCAAGCACCCGGTGCCGCCGGAGCTGCTGACCGACGACGAGGACGTCCACGCCGTGCTCCAGCGCGCGGTCGACGAGGCCAACAAGCTGGTCTCCCGCCCGGAGTCCATCCGCCGCTTCGCCGTCCTGCCCAGGGACTTCACCGAGTGGGAGGGCCACCTGACCCCCTCCATGAAGCTCCGGCGCGAGGTGATCATGCGGGACTTCGCGGGGGCGGTGGAGGCGCTGTACGAGGGGTAGGCGCTGCACGGGCGTCAGGCGCTGGACTGGGGGCAGGGCCCTTCCAGCGGGTGCTCAGCGGCGGGTGCCCAGCGGCGGGTCTCGGCGGCGGGCGATGTCGGTGACCAGACCGGGCCCGCAGCCGAGGTCGGCCACCTGCCCCTGCGGCCCGATTTGTGAAAGGCAGGAGCCCCGTCGCCGAAACCGGCGCGGGGCTCCTTGGGTACTGCTGTCAATCAGACAGGAGTGACATTCTCCGCCTGCGGACCCTTGGGGCCCTGCGTGACGTCGAAGGACACCTGCTGGTTCTCCTCGAGGGAACGGAATCCCTGAGCGTTGATCGCGGAGTAGTGGACGAAGACGTCCGGGCCGCCGCCTTCCTGGGCGATGAAACCAAAGCCCTTTTCGGCGTTGAACCACTTCACGGTTCCGGTAGCCATAAGCCCTCCTTGGGCCCAAAGGGTTGCCCTGCTCCAGAACCAGCAAGTGTGAAGACTTTGAATGCCGCACAACTGCATACGTCTGAGAACGACGAGAGCCCGCGGTCACATGCTCCGCAGGCTCTGTACTGCAAGGGAAACCAAACTGCAACTTGCTGTGAGCCTAGCACGCAGGCCCCCGAGCGCAACAGAGGTCAAGATCACTTCACCCGGACGTTTGAACACCTGCGCCGATCGGCTGACGCCGGGGTCGGCGTCGGGCGGATGCCGGCGGAGGGCTAGCCTCCCGATGTGGACAATTCTCGCACCCGGCCGCGTGTCGGCCACATCCAGTTCCTGAACTGCCTGCCCCTGTACTGGGGGCTCGCGAGAACAGGCACGCTCCTCGACTTCGAGCTGACGAAGGACACCCCGGAGAAGCTCAGCGAGCAGCTGGTGCGCGGCGATCTCGACATCGGTCCCGTCACCCTGGTCGAATTCCTCAAGAACGCCGACGACCTCGTCGCCTTCCCCGACATCGCCGTCGGCTGCGACGGCCCCGTGATGTCGTGCGTGATCGTCTCCCAGGTCCCGCTGGACCGCCTGGACGGCGCCCGGGTCGCCCTCGGGTCGACCTCACGCACCTCCGTACGCCTCGCCCAGCTGCTCCTGGCGGAACGGTTCGGTGTCCAGCCGGACTACTACACCTGCCCGCCGGACCTGAGCCTGATGATGCAGGAGGCCGACGCGGCCGTCCTCATCGGGGACGCGGCCCTGCGCGCCAACATGATCGACGGCCCGCGCTACGGCCTCGACGTGCACGACCTGGGCGCCCTGTGGAAGGAGTGGACGGGCCTGCCGTTCGTCTTCGCGGTCTGGGCGGCCCGGCGCGACTACGCGGAGCGCGAGCCGGACATCACCCGCAAGGTGCACGAGGCCTTCCTCGCCTCCCGGAACCTCTCCCTTGAGGAAGTGGAGAAGGTCGCGGAGCAGGCCGCCCGCTGGGAGGCCTTCGACGAGGACACCCTGGCGAAGTACTTCACCACCCTCGACTTCCGCTTCGGCGCCCCGCAGCTGGAGGCGGTCACCGAGTTCGCCCGCCGCGTCGGCCCCACCACGGGCTTCCCGGCGGACGTGAAGGTGGAGCTGCTCGACACCCCCTGACCCCGACGCGCCCCGGGTGCCGGTGCGGGCGGGCCACTACCCTGCTCGCAGGTACCGGCGTACGGGGGAGGGGTGGACGCCATGCGGCCGCTCGAAGTCGACGAACCCACCGTCGTGGGGCCCTACCGGCTGCTCGGCCGGCTCGGCTCCGGCGGCATGGGCCGGGTCTACCTGGGCCGCAGTGCGGGCGGCCGCACGGTCGCGGTGAAGATCGTGCACCCGCACTTCGCGCTGGACGAGGAGTTCCGGGCCCGGTTCCGGCGCGAGGTGGCCGCCGCGCGCCGGGTCGGCGGCGCCTGGACCGCGCCCGTACTGGACGCCGACCCCGAGGCACGCGTCCCGTGGGTCGCCACGGCGTACGCGGCCGGCCCGTCCCTGACGGCGGCCGTCGCGGAGGGCGGCCCGCTGCCCGCCCACTCGGTACGGGCGCTCGGCGCGGGCCTCGGCGAGGCGCTGGCGGCCGTGCACGAACTGGGCCTCGTCCACCGTGACGTGAAGCCGTCCAACGTCCTCCTCACCCTCGACGGCCCCCTCCTGATCGACTTCGGCATCGCCCGCGCCACGGAGGGCACGGCTTCCCTGACCTCGAAGGGCGTGTCCATCGGTTCCCCCGGCTACATGTCACCCGAGCAGATCCTCGGCAAGGGAGTGACCGGCGCGGCGGACGTCTTCTCGCTGGGCGCCGTGCTGGCGTACGCGACGACGGGGCAGCCGCCCTTCCCGGGCGACTCCTCGGCCGCGCTCCTCTACAAGGTCGTCCACGAGGAGCCGAGCCTCGACGGCCTGGACGGGGAACTGCGCGAGCTGGTCGCCTCCTGCCTGGCCAAGGACCCGGCCGCCCGTCCGGTCCCCGCCGAGGTGGCCCGGCGGCTGGCCCCCGAGGGCGCGGCCCGCCTGGTGACCGGCGGCTGGCTGCCGGGGGCGCTGGTGGAGCGGGTCAGCCGCAGCGCCGTACGGCTGCTGAACCTGGAGGCGGCGGAGACGGGGCCGGGGGCGGTCGCGGGGGAGGCGTCGGGCCCGGGGGCGGGGGAGGCGTCGGGCCCGGTGGGCTTCAGCCGGCCGTCGGTCACGGCGGGCGGGGATAACGGGACGGGCGCTCCGCGGGGACCGGAGGACCGGGCGGCACCCACGCCCGCCGGTGCCTCCGGCACCTTCGGTCCTCCCCCGGTGATGCCGACACCCACGGCGCCCTCGACGCCACTCCCACCGCCACCGCCACCGCCACCGGCCTCCTCCTCATTCGTCCCCGGCGCGAGGGGCCCGGAGCAGCCGGGCGGCGATGCGGGCGCCGGGCCCCTCGCGCCGGGGACCGGGCAGGGTACGGGCCCGGGCACGGGGTACCCGCCCGGCAGGCTCGCGCTCTCCGTCGCGGCGACCTCGACGCAGGGCGCCCAGGGACGCGGCCGCCGGATCAGCTGCACCGTGGCACTGGCGGTGGCGGGCGCGCTGGCGGCGGTGACGGTGGGGTCGGTGTTCGTCCTGGACCTGCTGCCGGGCTCGGGCAACGACGCGCACAACGCGGGCGGCAACGAGGCCTCCCACGATCCCCCGGCCGCCACCCCCGGCGGGCTGCCCGCGCGCTACCTCGGCACCTGGGAGGGCCAGGCCGCCGCCCTGAACGGCAAGCTGCCGCTGGGCACCTTCCGGATCACCATCAAGCAGGCGAAAATCGGCCAGGAACTGGGCAGGCTCCGCCAGACCGACGCGCTGGGCGGTGTCTGCGTCGACGTGATCACCCTCAAGAAGGTGACGCAGAAGCAGATCGTCGCCGGGTCCGTCGGCGC from Streptomyces sp. CB09001 includes the following:
- a CDS encoding cold-shock protein, yielding MATGTVKWFNAEKGFGFIAQEGGGPDVFVHYSAINAQGFRSLEENQQVSFDVTQGPKGPQAENVTPV
- a CDS encoding menaquinone biosynthesis protein, whose product is MDNSRTRPRVGHIQFLNCLPLYWGLARTGTLLDFELTKDTPEKLSEQLVRGDLDIGPVTLVEFLKNADDLVAFPDIAVGCDGPVMSCVIVSQVPLDRLDGARVALGSTSRTSVRLAQLLLAERFGVQPDYYTCPPDLSLMMQEADAAVLIGDAALRANMIDGPRYGLDVHDLGALWKEWTGLPFVFAVWAARRDYAEREPDITRKVHEAFLASRNLSLEEVEKVAEQAARWEAFDEDTLAKYFTTLDFRFGAPQLEAVTEFARRVGPTTGFPADVKVELLDTP
- a CDS encoding serine/threonine-protein kinase, with the protein product MRPLEVDEPTVVGPYRLLGRLGSGGMGRVYLGRSAGGRTVAVKIVHPHFALDEEFRARFRREVAAARRVGGAWTAPVLDADPEARVPWVATAYAAGPSLTAAVAEGGPLPAHSVRALGAGLGEALAAVHELGLVHRDVKPSNVLLTLDGPLLIDFGIARATEGTASLTSKGVSIGSPGYMSPEQILGKGVTGAADVFSLGAVLAYATTGQPPFPGDSSAALLYKVVHEEPSLDGLDGELRELVASCLAKDPAARPVPAEVARRLAPEGAARLVTGGWLPGALVERVSRSAVRLLNLEAAETGPGAVAGEASGPGAGEASGPVGFSRPSVTAGGDNGTGAPRGPEDRAAPTPAGASGTFGPPPVMPTPTAPSTPLPPPPPPPPASSSFVPGARGPEQPGGDAGAGPLAPGTGQGTGPGTGYPPGRLALSVAATSTQGAQGRGRRISCTVALAVAGALAAVTVGSVFVLDLLPGSGNDAHNAGGNEASHDPPAATPGGLPARYLGTWEGQAAALNGKLPLGTFRITIKQAKIGQELGRLRQTDALGGVCVDVITLKKVTQKQIVAGSVGAEGNHDGCNPAPTTVTFTPVGDDLDYASKSEESGRPKARLSKIK